In one window of Methanoculleus chikugoensis DNA:
- the priL gene encoding DNA primase regulatory subunit PriL, whose product MDIVLDRKELIKYPFLKESQQLARRHVESLEEFLTGSPGAAALERAKERVVAAVTFKKEFGDEDTRNLKPELEIASYALARMLVSCIGDRSLIDRLARYEAESASFFLAAEEPEIRRFVAKSVGIDTRAVSMPVTRYVELVPHLRDKRWRLVNREVRQGGVNLEAGEIDELIRERIRAIIADQLPLRVPGGICERLAPVTGEIAALQQQQALEQFGEVREEAFPPCIGALIQAITAGTNLTHMGRFAITAFLHTIGLNVAQIADVFARAPDFDPDMTMYQVEHISGRGGTEYTPPSCATMRTFGLCANRDKDCERVNHPLSYYRFKKNIKKKRS is encoded by the coding sequence ATGGATATTGTACTCGACCGCAAAGAACTCATCAAATACCCCTTTTTGAAAGAATCGCAGCAGCTGGCCCGCCGGCACGTTGAGTCGCTCGAAGAGTTCCTTACCGGCAGCCCGGGCGCCGCGGCACTCGAGCGGGCAAAGGAGCGGGTCGTTGCCGCGGTCACGTTCAAAAAGGAGTTCGGGGACGAAGATACCCGGAACCTCAAGCCCGAACTCGAGATCGCGAGCTACGCGCTTGCCCGGATGCTCGTCTCCTGCATCGGCGACCGGTCGCTCATCGACCGCCTTGCCCGCTACGAGGCCGAAAGCGCATCCTTCTTCCTCGCGGCCGAAGAGCCGGAGATACGGCGGTTCGTTGCCAAGAGTGTCGGCATCGATACCCGGGCGGTTTCAATGCCGGTCACCCGGTACGTCGAACTGGTTCCGCACCTGCGCGACAAGCGGTGGCGGCTCGTCAACCGGGAGGTCCGGCAGGGAGGCGTGAACCTTGAGGCGGGCGAGATCGATGAACTTATCCGGGAACGGATCCGGGCGATCATCGCCGACCAGTTGCCGCTCCGGGTTCCGGGGGGGATCTGCGAACGTCTCGCGCCGGTTACAGGCGAGATTGCCGCGCTGCAGCAGCAGCAGGCCCTCGAGCAGTTCGGCGAGGTCAGGGAGGAGGCGTTCCCGCCCTGCATCGGCGCGCTCATCCAGGCGATCACCGCGGGAACGAACCTGACGCACATGGGTCGGTTCGCCATCACGGCGTTCCTCCACACCATCGGGCTGAACGTCGCCCAGATAGCGGACGTATTCGCGCGCGCTCCGGACTTCGACCCGGATATGACGATGTACCAGGTGGAGCACATCTCCGGCCGGGGCGGCACCGAGTATACCCCGCCGTCATGCGCCACCATGCGCACGTTCGGGCTTTGCGCCAACCGGGACAAAGACTGCGAACGGGTCAACCATCCGCTGAGTTACTACCGGTTCAAGAAAAATATAAAGAAAAAACGGAGTTAA
- a CDS encoding RlmE family RNA methyltransferase → MGSQWTKDSVYRKAMKAGYRARAAYKLLEIQQRNGIIRPGDNIVDLGAAPGSWLQVLRDLTDGKVIGVDLNPIAPMEGITTIVGDFTDPLVQERIREEARGVVNVVVSDASPKLSGQKSYDQARAIGLGEDALAFACTILKPGGNMVIKSFQGELFGELIAEVRKHFYSVRGYRTKASRKGSAETYIIAKNFKGTCDGAERPL, encoded by the coding sequence ATGGGTTCTCAATGGACTAAAGACAGCGTCTATCGAAAGGCGATGAAAGCGGGATACCGGGCACGCGCCGCCTACAAACTGCTGGAGATCCAGCAGCGAAACGGCATCATCAGACCCGGCGACAACATCGTCGACCTCGGGGCGGCGCCGGGCAGCTGGCTGCAGGTGCTCCGCGACCTGACCGACGGGAAGGTCATCGGCGTGGATCTCAATCCCATCGCGCCCATGGAAGGCATCACCACCATCGTCGGGGACTTCACCGACCCTCTTGTTCAGGAGCGTATCCGCGAGGAGGCCCGCGGTGTCGTCAACGTCGTGGTCTCCGACGCCTCGCCGAAACTCTCCGGGCAGAAGAGTTACGACCAGGCCCGTGCAATCGGGCTCGGCGAGGACGCACTGGCGTTTGCCTGCACGATCCTGAAACCCGGCGGCAACATGGTGATCAAGTCGTTCCAGGGCGAGCTCTTCGGCGAACTGATTGCCGAGGTGAGGAAGCATTTCTATTCCGTCCGGGGCTACAGGACGAAGGCGTCGCGGAAAGGGAGTGCCGAGACCTATATTATTGCAAAAAATTTCAAAGGAACCTGCGATGGTGCTGAAAGACCCTTATAA
- the dapB gene encoding 4-hydroxy-tetrahydrodipicolinate reductase produces the protein MVKVVVSGALGRMGTNIGRIVDEAPDMELVGGIDIREGTLFGTEVVPAGKIDAFLNEKKPDVLIDFTVAAAAVENIKAAARNDVALVVGTTGFSPEQRTTIASAVEGTVPAVISSNFSVGVNIFWKLVREAARELGDYDIEVTEAHHRYKKDAPSGTAKTILEILDQELGSREKVYGRVGEAERKGEIGVHVVRGGDIVGDHSVLFAGNFECIEVSHRAYDRAVFAQGAVRAARWVVGREPRIYSMQDVLGL, from the coding sequence ATGGTTAAGGTAGTCGTATCCGGTGCCCTGGGGCGTATGGGCACCAACATCGGCCGGATCGTCGATGAAGCCCCCGACATGGAGCTGGTCGGCGGCATCGATATACGGGAAGGAACGCTGTTCGGGACTGAGGTCGTCCCGGCGGGGAAGATAGATGCGTTCCTGAACGAGAAGAAGCCCGACGTCCTGATCGACTTCACCGTTGCGGCCGCTGCGGTCGAGAACATCAAAGCCGCCGCCCGAAACGACGTGGCGCTCGTCGTCGGGACGACGGGGTTCTCCCCCGAGCAGCGGACGACGATCGCGAGCGCCGTCGAAGGAACCGTCCCGGCGGTGATATCGAGCAACTTCTCCGTCGGCGTCAACATCTTCTGGAAACTCGTGCGGGAAGCGGCACGCGAGCTCGGTGACTATGACATCGAGGTCACCGAAGCCCATCACCGCTACAAGAAGGACGCCCCGAGCGGCACGGCAAAGACCATCCTCGAGATCCTCGACCAGGAACTCGGAAGCCGCGAAAAAGTCTACGGCCGTGTCGGCGAGGCCGAGCGGAAAGGCGAAATCGGCGTCCACGTCGTCCGCGGCGGCGATATCGTCGGCGATCACTCCGTCCTCTTTGCCGGGAACTTCGAGTGCATCGAGGTCTCCCACCGGGCCTACGACCGGGCGGTCTTCGCTCAGGGCGCCGTCCGGGCCGCACGCTGGGTCGTCGGCAGGGAACCGCGCATCTATAGTATGCAGGATGTCCTCGGGCTGTGA
- the wecB gene encoding non-hydrolyzing UDP-N-acetylglucosamine 2-epimerase encodes MHVAVVLGTRPEIIKMSPIIRYCEELDLDYSLIHTGQHYSYEMDAAFFHDLELPKPGHKLNVGSGTHAEQTGKIMVGLERILIHDRPDVVLVQGDTNTVLGSALSAAKLNVDVGHVEAGLRSWDRTMPEEINRILTDHLSRYLFAPTEKARTNLLQEGIDGEKIRVTGNTVVDAVLQNIEIAEQRSHILHDLDLEPGKYFLLTAHRQENVDDRAKLENLIVAMQDLYSIYGLPILFPAHPRTLKRLNEFGLPVPEGVYVLEPQGYLEFLLLEKSARAILTDSGGIQEEACILHVPCITLRENTERPEALDTGGNILAGTEPKRILQAVSTTLSTEATWMNPFGDGQSGKRIIEVLLSDR; translated from the coding sequence ATGCACGTTGCTGTTGTTCTTGGAACCCGCCCCGAGATCATTAAGATGTCCCCCATCATCCGGTATTGCGAGGAACTCGACCTAGACTACTCTCTCATCCATACCGGCCAGCACTACTCGTATGAGATGGATGCAGCATTTTTTCACGATCTCGAACTGCCGAAACCCGGGCATAAGCTGAATGTAGGATCAGGGACGCATGCCGAGCAGACGGGTAAGATTATGGTCGGCCTGGAGCGCATCCTTATCCACGATAGACCCGACGTTGTGCTCGTACAGGGTGACACCAACACGGTTCTGGGTTCGGCGTTATCTGCTGCGAAGTTGAACGTAGACGTCGGGCATGTGGAAGCCGGATTACGGAGTTGGGATAGAACGATGCCTGAAGAGATTAACCGCATCCTAACAGACCATTTATCGAGATACCTGTTTGCCCCTACAGAGAAGGCACGGACCAACCTTCTGCAGGAGGGAATCGACGGGGAGAAAATTCGGGTAACTGGAAACACTGTCGTCGATGCGGTTCTTCAGAATATCGAGATTGCAGAGCAGCGATCGCACATTCTTCACGATCTCGATCTGGAACCGGGGAAATACTTTTTACTCACTGCTCATAGGCAGGAGAACGTCGACGATCGTGCGAAATTGGAGAACCTGATCGTTGCAATGCAGGATCTCTATTCGATCTACGGGCTCCCGATACTGTTCCCCGCGCATCCGCGTACATTGAAGCGCCTCAATGAGTTTGGCCTGCCAGTACCGGAGGGCGTATACGTACTCGAACCACAGGGATATCTGGAATTTCTGCTCTTAGAAAAATCCGCAAGGGCTATCCTGACGGACTCCGGCGGCATCCAGGAAGAGGCATGCATATTGCATGTTCCCTGCATAACGTTGCGGGAGAATACGGAACGGCCCGAGGCTCTTGATACTGGGGGAAACATCCTCGCAGGGACTGAACCCAAACGGATTTTACAGGCCGTGTCAACCACGCTGTCGACCGAGGCGACATGGATGAATCCTTTCGGTGACGGGCAGTCGGGTAAAAGGATTATAGAGGTGCTTCTCAGCGACCGATAG
- the moaA gene encoding GTP 3',8-cyclase MoaA, whose amino-acid sequence MVLKDPYNRTVTNLRISLTQRCNLRCIYCHAEGEVNPEEQMSAEDIAELMQVGVQFGIRSIKFTGGEPLLRRDLVDIIRSVPPGVESSLTTNGTLLAAKAAELKEAGLARVNVSLDTLRPERYRQITGKDCLADVLEGIDAAIEVGLTPVKLNMVLLDGINEDELDDFMAFVRSKRDVILQVIELMEFNECKFHGDVDGVEQDLNERAKRVVTRRMHHRKKYCLDGAEVEVVRPLHNTEFCAFCNRLRVTSDGKLKPCLLRSDNLIDIRGKHGKELEDAFREAVGRRKPFFT is encoded by the coding sequence ATGGTGCTGAAAGACCCTTATAACCGAACCGTAACCAACCTCAGGATCAGCCTCACCCAGCGGTGCAACCTGCGGTGCATCTACTGCCACGCCGAGGGCGAGGTGAACCCGGAGGAGCAGATGAGTGCCGAGGATATCGCCGAGCTGATGCAGGTGGGCGTGCAGTTCGGGATCAGGAGCATCAAGTTCACCGGCGGGGAGCCGCTGCTCCGCCGCGACCTCGTCGATATCATCCGCTCGGTGCCGCCGGGAGTGGAGTCGTCCCTGACGACGAACGGAACGCTGCTTGCGGCGAAGGCCGCGGAGCTCAAAGAGGCCGGGCTTGCGCGGGTGAACGTCAGCCTCGACACCCTCCGCCCCGAGCGCTACCGGCAGATCACGGGCAAAGACTGCCTCGCGGACGTTCTTGAGGGGATCGACGCGGCGATCGAGGTCGGGCTGACTCCGGTCAAGCTCAACATGGTGCTCCTCGACGGCATCAACGAGGACGAACTGGACGACTTCATGGCGTTCGTCCGGAGCAAGCGCGACGTCATCCTCCAGGTCATCGAGCTGATGGAGTTCAACGAATGCAAGTTCCACGGAGACGTGGATGGCGTCGAGCAGGACCTGAACGAGCGGGCGAAACGGGTCGTCACCCGCCGGATGCACCACCGCAAGAAGTACTGCCTCGACGGCGCCGAGGTCGAGGTGGTGCGCCCGCTCCACAACACGGAGTTCTGCGCATTCTGCAACCGCCTGCGCGTGACCTCAGACGGGAAACTCAAGCCCTGCCTTCTCCGGAGCGACAACCTGATCGATATCCGGGGCAAGCACGGCAAGGAACTCGAAGATGCCTTCCGCGAAGCCGTCGGCAGGCGAAAGCCGTTCTTTACGTAA
- a CDS encoding glycosyltransferase: protein MISIVIPLYNERDNILTYRDELFPKIDRIAGATGESFQYVMVDDGSRDDTYPLLQGLARERSDVIAVTNGTNKGMGAAIKHGLQYCKGDLVVTMDSDLTFRPEDVEALIAAYRASHPDCVSGSPYLEQGLMEEVSFIRFLPSKVVNTLYQILLGAKITCVSPIFRLYRKDVLDEIRIQSNNFEINAEILAKLILNGRSVVEVPVVLHTRRYGESKINVSKEIRNHVRLLTKIFKIRVFKGNWD from the coding sequence ATGATCTCCATAGTCATTCCACTCTACAACGAGAGAGACAACATACTGACGTACAGGGATGAGCTTTTTCCAAAGATCGATCGTATTGCGGGTGCTACGGGGGAATCCTTCCAATATGTTATGGTTGACGATGGGAGTCGTGACGATACATATCCGTTGCTGCAGGGCCTCGCTCGCGAACGATCCGACGTTATCGCGGTGACCAATGGAACAAATAAAGGTATGGGAGCGGCGATAAAGCACGGCCTGCAGTACTGTAAAGGCGATCTTGTTGTAACCATGGACTCGGACCTCACTTTTCGCCCGGAGGATGTCGAAGCCCTTATCGCCGCATACCGGGCGTCGCATCCGGATTGCGTATCGGGATCTCCGTACCTCGAACAGGGATTAATGGAGGAGGTCAGTTTTATCCGGTTTCTGCCGAGCAAAGTAGTGAACACGCTGTACCAGATCCTGCTTGGTGCGAAAATCACCTGTGTAAGCCCCATCTTCCGGCTCTACAGGAAGGACGTCCTTGACGAGATACGCATACAGAGCAATAACTTTGAGATCAACGCCGAGATACTGGCCAAACTGATCCTGAACGGCAGATCGGTGGTGGAAGTCCCAGTCGTACTCCATACGCGCAGGTACGGCGAATCGAAGATCAACGTCAGCAAGGAGATCCGGAACCATGTGCGGCTTCTGACCAAGATCTTCAAGATTCGAGTTTTCAAAGGGAACTGGGACTGA
- the dapA gene encoding 4-hydroxy-tetrahydrodipicolinate synthase: MFEGILPAIITPFYRDSRAGLDIEGLQSNIESLLQRGVHGIVPCGSTGESATLTFEEHELVIGKTVEVVDGRVPVLAGTGSNNTEEAVRLTRSAKDVGADGALVISPYYNKPNRSGLIKHFTKLADLDLPIVLYNVPGRTGQNLQPDLVAELARHPNIVGIKEASGDITQISRIIEETQDEEFSVISGDDAMTMPVLAIGGTGVISVTANVDPRRMVEMYEAFRAGDLARARVLHYELAPLMRAMFVDTNPIPVKKAVELIGMAAGPVRLPLDELDEAKTEQLRKVLVNHG; encoded by the coding sequence ATGTTTGAGGGAATCCTTCCGGCAATCATTACCCCTTTTTACCGGGACTCGAGGGCGGGTCTCGATATTGAAGGATTGCAGTCCAACATAGAATCACTCCTGCAGCGCGGGGTTCACGGTATCGTGCCCTGCGGGTCGACCGGCGAGTCCGCGACGCTCACGTTCGAGGAGCACGAACTGGTGATCGGTAAGACCGTCGAGGTCGTCGACGGACGGGTGCCGGTGCTTGCCGGGACGGGTTCGAACAACACGGAGGAGGCCGTTCGCCTGACCCGGTCGGCGAAGGACGTGGGTGCGGACGGCGCGCTCGTCATCAGCCCGTACTACAACAAACCGAACCGCTCCGGGCTCATCAAGCACTTCACGAAGCTCGCCGACCTTGATCTCCCGATCGTCCTCTACAACGTCCCGGGCCGGACGGGGCAGAACCTCCAGCCCGACCTGGTGGCCGAGCTCGCGAGACACCCGAACATCGTCGGGATCAAGGAGGCGAGCGGCGACATCACCCAGATCTCCCGCATCATCGAGGAGACGCAGGACGAGGAGTTCAGCGTGATCTCCGGGGACGATGCAATGACCATGCCCGTCCTCGCCATAGGGGGCACAGGCGTGATATCGGTGACGGCAAACGTCGACCCCCGCCGGATGGTGGAGATGTACGAGGCCTTCCGGGCCGGCGACCTTGCCCGCGCACGGGTTCTGCATTATGAACTTGCTCCCCTCATGCGGGCGATGTTCGTGGACACGAACCCCATCCCCGTGAAGAAGGCGGTGGAGCTCATCGGGATGGCCGCGGGACCGGTCAGGCTGCCGCTCGACGAACTTGACGAAGCAAAGACGGAACAACTGAGGAAGGTGCTGGTAAACCATGGTTAA
- a CDS encoding 30S ribosomal protein S17e: MGIKPSYIKNLGEELIVKHRSRFSGDFEENKHAVAEVAMIDSKTVRNRVAGYISRKINTRKR, from the coding sequence ATGGGAATAAAACCGTCATACATCAAGAACCTCGGCGAAGAACTGATCGTCAAGCACCGCAGCAGATTCAGCGGAGACTTTGAAGAGAATAAACACGCGGTCGCCGAAGTTGCCATGATTGACAGCAAGACCGTCCGGAACCGGGTTGCCGGGTACATCTCAAGAAAGATAAATACCAGGAAGCGTTAA
- a CDS encoding DNA polymerase sliding clamp, with product MLKATIDAEIFRESIDAIAALVTECRLHTAEDQIRTRSVDTANVAMVSLELQSTAFNSFSATTGELGLDIAKMKNIIGMMGKGDALTLNLLDEERKLELSFGGYRYSISLLDVNTIRKDPNPPGIDLPGKAVVPGDALNNAIKAAAVISDKIALGIDPDAMTFYMEAEGDTDHIKLALGEDELVALNPVRARSLFSIDYLKDMGRVMARADEVEVYLGIDHPVRFVFDIADGNGRVEYLLAPRIEAD from the coding sequence ATGTTAAAGGCAACGATTGACGCAGAAATATTTCGGGAATCCATCGATGCGATCGCCGCACTGGTGACGGAATGCCGCCTGCACACGGCCGAGGACCAGATCCGGACACGCTCCGTCGATACCGCAAACGTGGCCATGGTCTCCCTGGAACTCCAGAGCACGGCGTTCAACTCTTTCTCGGCAACGACCGGGGAGCTGGGTCTGGATATCGCAAAGATGAAGAACATCATCGGGATGATGGGGAAGGGCGACGCGCTGACCCTGAACCTGCTCGACGAAGAGCGGAAACTAGAACTGAGTTTCGGCGGCTACCGCTACTCCATCTCGCTCCTTGACGTCAACACCATCCGGAAAGACCCGAACCCTCCGGGAATCGACCTCCCCGGCAAGGCGGTCGTCCCGGGCGACGCGCTGAACAACGCCATCAAAGCCGCTGCCGTCATCTCCGATAAGATCGCGCTCGGGATCGACCCCGATGCCATGACCTTCTACATGGAGGCGGAGGGGGATACCGACCACATCAAACTCGCGCTCGGCGAGGATGAACTCGTCGCGTTAAACCCGGTGCGGGCCCGCTCTCTCTTCTCGATCGACTACTTAAAGGACATGGGCCGGGTCATGGCGCGCGCGGACGAGGTGGAGGTCTACCTCGGCATCGATCACCCGGTAAGGTTTGTCTTTGACATTGCGGACGGCAACGGCCGCGTCGAGTACCTCCTTGCTCCTCGGATCGAGGCCGATTGA
- a CDS encoding 4Fe-4S binding protein has protein sequence MAAVVDIEKCTGCETCVDVCPASAITMEDGKAKVDIDLCVDCETCVDECPSEAISME, from the coding sequence TTGGCAGCAGTTGTTGATATTGAAAAGTGTACCGGTTGTGAAACCTGCGTGGATGTCTGTCCGGCTTCCGCCATCACTATGGAAGACGGGAAGGCGAAGGTCGACATCGATCTCTGCGTCGATTGCGAGACCTGCGTCGACGAGTGCCCGTCAGAAGCGATCTCCATGGAGTAA
- a CDS encoding lysylphosphatidylglycerol synthase transmembrane domain-containing protein: protein MTTSREPRSPEDAMKFHVPRQGFIQLLLLLIGLVILAYFILQSGIIGNLWIITTISIPLFTLAFLLSIANIGSKVYRWKYLSRYYYQEISWYDASLVSVSSLFFANITPGKVGDLYKAYFMNRRYGVQFLDGISMLFYERFFELTILFLVAAGIVMIQLKAVTVIVLEFTLLVLFLLLVLYYKADFFMGLAEKVLVRLPIEKRELEPNLHIRKMPLSKILVVFLITLLSLVLEFARLWCVALAFGFLVNPIQLSILMSLAFIIGLVSQIPLGVGAMEGSLSYFITAMGVPSVTAIAIVLVDRMISMYFALVLGFIFSKLSFDALKGA, encoded by the coding sequence GTGACGACCTCCAGAGAGCCCCGGAGTCCTGAGGATGCCATGAAGTTTCACGTACCTCGCCAGGGATTCATTCAGTTACTGCTCCTCTTGATCGGTCTCGTGATCCTGGCATATTTCATCCTGCAGTCAGGCATCATCGGCAACCTCTGGATTATTACAACAATCAGCATTCCTCTGTTTACCCTGGCGTTTCTGCTCTCTATTGCAAATATAGGATCGAAAGTCTATCGCTGGAAGTACCTTAGCAGATACTATTATCAAGAGATATCATGGTACGATGCCTCCTTGGTGAGTGTATCCAGCCTGTTTTTTGCGAATATTACTCCCGGAAAGGTCGGCGACCTCTACAAAGCGTACTTCATGAACCGCAGGTACGGCGTGCAGTTTCTGGATGGGATATCCATGCTCTTTTACGAGCGTTTTTTCGAATTAACCATCCTCTTCCTGGTTGCTGCCGGCATCGTCATGATCCAGCTCAAGGCCGTGACGGTAATTGTGCTCGAGTTCACTCTGCTGGTGCTGTTCCTGTTGCTGGTTCTCTACTACAAAGCAGATTTCTTCATGGGGCTGGCGGAGAAGGTTCTGGTCAGGCTGCCTATTGAGAAGAGAGAACTGGAGCCCAACCTGCACATCCGGAAGATGCCGCTTTCCAAGATCTTGGTAGTCTTCCTGATAACGCTGCTCTCACTGGTTCTGGAGTTTGCCCGGCTCTGGTGTGTAGCACTGGCATTCGGCTTTCTCGTAAACCCGATTCAGTTATCGATCTTGATGAGCCTTGCCTTCATTATCGGGCTTGTCTCGCAGATACCTCTCGGCGTGGGGGCGATGGAGGGCTCGCTGAGCTACTTCATCACGGCCATGGGCGTTCCCTCGGTCACGGCGATCGCTATCGTCCTTGTTGATCGCATGATCTCGATGTATTTCGCCCTAGTGCTGGGCTTCATCTTCTCGAAACTCTCTTTCGATGCTCTCAAGGGTGCATGA
- a CDS encoding thiamine-phosphate synthase family protein, protein MMQEEREKVVDRLEEAVALLVERMDARLIPEVGMNIGYALPDARSKDDVAGVLGRIVRLGEAVHPVGEIAFGASDHVARIVITAMRFDPRIRSAANIRFSEAILPELDNLLFEVCSFDRENEPPGVQTMDWGVASCCREGVPDVIYDRGAVGKEPMIRVLGEDPVTVAQNILKLSNRITYAQL, encoded by the coding sequence ATGATGCAGGAAGAGCGCGAGAAGGTTGTCGATCGTCTGGAAGAGGCCGTAGCGCTCCTGGTTGAGCGGATGGACGCCCGGCTCATCCCGGAGGTCGGGATGAACATCGGCTACGCCCTGCCCGATGCGCGGAGCAAAGACGATGTGGCGGGAGTCCTCGGCCGGATCGTCAGGCTCGGCGAAGCGGTGCACCCCGTCGGGGAGATCGCGTTCGGGGCAAGCGACCACGTGGCCCGGATCGTCATTACGGCCATGCGTTTCGACCCGCGCATCCGGAGCGCCGCGAACATCCGTTTCTCGGAAGCAATCCTCCCGGAGCTCGATAACCTCCTCTTCGAGGTCTGCTCGTTCGACCGGGAGAACGAACCGCCGGGCGTGCAGACGATGGACTGGGGAGTCGCCTCCTGCTGCCGGGAGGGCGTGCCCGACGTCATCTATGACCGGGGGGCCGTGGGGAAAGAGCCGATGATCCGGGTTCTTGGGGAAGATCCGGTCACGGTCGCACAAAATATTCTTAAACTGTCGAATCGCATTACCTATGCACAATTGTAA
- a CDS encoding M20 family metallopeptidase — translation MDVARLASALIQIRSENPPGSTADVVAFIGEFLDSLGVKNRIISHPGGRENLVTTGAGSRLLLCGHVDVVPAIPDDWTHDPHSGEVADGYVWGRGATDMKGGCAALLIAYRDLIEGGVEPGVQFAFVCDEETGGEYGIRSLLAQGLLEPRECLIAEPTPETSPAVGQKGLYRVDLSFRGRPGHSSLYPLVGKSAVMAAFDLIGYLREVHARQFPVGEDLQPLIDQSARVFSEIFGIAGGDDILTRVMFNPGRIEGGEKANIVAEQCRMELDIRVPWGCSLDELRKGIAEHAPDAVIRETDVAEPTLTPPDARIVRTVSREVERVYGTVTPFLQWAASDAKYLRDVGFDVVEYGPGEIPTLHAVDERVSLEQLEKAVDVYRGVIRAYSG, via the coding sequence ATGGATGTCGCCCGACTCGCTTCTGCACTCATCCAGATCAGGAGCGAGAACCCCCCGGGGAGCACGGCGGATGTCGTCGCGTTCATCGGGGAGTTCCTCGACTCCCTCGGGGTGAAGAACCGTATCATCTCGCATCCCGGCGGGCGGGAGAACCTCGTCACGACCGGGGCCGGTTCCCGGCTCCTCCTCTGCGGCCACGTCGACGTGGTCCCCGCCATCCCCGACGACTGGACGCACGACCCCCATAGCGGGGAGGTTGCCGACGGTTACGTCTGGGGAAGAGGCGCCACCGATATGAAAGGGGGATGCGCCGCCCTCCTTATCGCCTACCGCGACCTCATCGAGGGCGGGGTGGAGCCGGGTGTCCAGTTCGCCTTCGTCTGCGACGAGGAGACCGGGGGGGAGTACGGAATCCGGTCGCTGCTTGCACAGGGTCTGCTCGAACCCCGCGAATGCCTGATCGCCGAACCGACGCCGGAGACCAGCCCGGCGGTCGGCCAGAAAGGCCTCTACCGGGTCGATCTCTCCTTCCGCGGCAGGCCAGGCCACAGTTCCCTCTACCCCCTGGTCGGGAAGAGCGCCGTCATGGCGGCGTTCGATCTCATCGGCTACCTGCGGGAGGTTCACGCCCGCCAGTTCCCTGTCGGCGAAGACCTGCAGCCGCTCATCGACCAGTCCGCCCGGGTCTTCTCCGAGATCTTCGGGATCGCGGGAGGGGACGATATCCTCACGAGGGTGATGTTCAACCCGGGCCGCATCGAAGGCGGCGAGAAGGCGAACATCGTGGCGGAGCAGTGTCGGATGGAACTCGACATCCGGGTGCCGTGGGGCTGCTCCCTTGACGAACTCCGGAAGGGCATCGCCGAACATGCACCGGACGCCGTGATACGCGAGACGGACGTGGCCGAGCCGACCCTGACGCCTCCGGATGCCCGGATCGTCCGGACGGTCTCCCGCGAGGTGGAGCGGGTCTATGGGACGGTGACGCCGTTTCTCCAGTGGGCGGCAAGCGACGCGAAGTACCTTCGCGACGTGGGGTTCGACGTCGTTGAGTACGGTCCGGGGGAGATCCCGACGCTGCACGCGGTGGACGAGCGGGTTTCGTTAGAGCAGCTCGAGAAGGCGGTGGATGTCTACCGGGGGGTTATCCGGGCGTACTCGGGGTGA
- a CDS encoding HD domain-containing protein, producing the protein MERDGALALLRRYVTSPSHIIHSHATAAIMRKVAEQLGEDAATWEVIGLLHDIDYDVVGGDMERHGVEGYRILVENGVPEEIADVVRRHNHMLFGDYVRPVEVALQAADSASGLIIACALVKGGAIDEVTPRTVKKKFKEKSFAAGCERERIRMIESLMDMETFYRLAIEGLAEVRGDVGLG; encoded by the coding sequence ATGGAGAGAGACGGGGCACTGGCCCTGCTCCGGCGTTACGTGACGTCGCCATCCCATATCATACATAGCCATGCCACGGCCGCCATCATGAGGAAGGTCGCGGAGCAGCTCGGCGAGGATGCCGCGACATGGGAGGTCATCGGCCTTCTGCACGACATCGACTACGACGTCGTCGGCGGGGATATGGAGCGGCACGGCGTCGAGGGCTACCGGATACTCGTCGAGAACGGTGTCCCGGAAGAGATCGCGGATGTCGTCAGGCGCCACAACCACATGCTCTTTGGGGATTATGTCCGGCCGGTCGAGGTTGCGCTCCAGGCGGCGGACAGCGCCTCGGGCCTGATCATCGCCTGCGCCCTGGTGAAAGGCGGGGCGATCGACGAGGTCACCCCCCGGACGGTGAAGAAGAAGTTCAAGGAGAAGTCGTTTGCCGCCGGCTGCGAGCGCGAGAGGATCCGGATGATTGAATCCCTGATGGACATGGAGACGTTCTACCGCCTCGCGATCGAGGGGCTCGCGGAGGTCCGCGGCGATGTAGGTCTCGGCTGA